In Rhopalosiphum padi isolate XX-2018 chromosome 3, ASM2088224v1, whole genome shotgun sequence, the genomic stretch tttataatttcatagatCGGTTGTTTAGTCTTTACCATAATTCTTTTAGGGGAGTTAAGTAAACTTTGGATATGCTCTGGTAttgttttagttaataatttgtttggATTAATAGCCTTTTGAGTAATACAATCAAACACGTATTGTAATTCAGGGTCGTGTGTATTTTCTGGCACGAACAACTCatttctgaaataatattaataagtaaaatcaacaacaaattaattagtcaataatattttaatttacccatCTTTATCTAAATCCATTGCATCTATAAGATTACGGACAGCATTATTTTCTTCATAATTGGGTTTAAATGATTTTAGTGATAGAAGTTTAAACAAGTGTTCATCTTCAGCATATGGTAGATTAACACACACaaaatactaaaacaataatgtatattataatatactagaaaataataaatgtgtatacaaactatggcataaaaatatacatagaataGTAAGTATATGTTCAAaatttaaccataatataattttacatcaaAGCATACATACATTTTCAGCATCTTCTCTTTGAGGAAAGATTGCTCCAATAGTTGGCAAAGAATTATTAGAATAAACTTttctaataatcattaattctTCTCTTTCCACCATAGCATTGAAAATAACTCTAAATGCAATAATATCTtcctataatacataattaatattttaaattaattattattgtaggcaAAACAATTATACAGAACTATGGAACAGTAGATCAACATTTTACTGAGTATCTTCATATCATTCCTTTCACCTAAActttaagtacttataactCGTAAGCTTCTTTTCCAAACTTATGATTTCtatgcatttaaatattctaaaaaatattctgttttggaatatgaaattaaaaatgtatgttatcattcaaaaaagtaaaaaattaaaaaactaaaacaataatatgttaaaaatatattttactttaaaacatattttttttgttttgactagaaattatttttaaaaaaaaattcaaaaaaattcaaaaacattaatacattttgaaataaagagtgtgaattgataaaatatcacTCAGATACAACTTATGagataattattcatgtttttttttttatttaacaacggTATTATCCAACTATTTTTGAAAAGTATATCTTTGTCATATTTGTATTAGAGATCTGTTTTGAGCATATTTGCTGATATCaagttatttatgaataaagagAAATCATTTActgttctttatatttttttcaagttgTATGTTGTATTAACTATTGACATTGCTTTTAGAATTAAgagaaattacattttaatttttaactacaattttctattcataatataaataatatttaatcataattaatcaACCGCCGTCGCCGTGTCAATatgtagtatttaaataatattttgtcaactatatatttgaaatttattttattataatcaaaaataactcaataaagtagaaaaattaattctttatttactttgtgaggtttaaaaatatatgatcctCCATCCATTAAAAATGatctttgtatatttttagctTTTGTAAACCCCAATACTTGTAAACATCTTGGACCAGATTTATAACTATATGCATCCGTATCTAaatctacaaaaaatataaatatatattatacatatatacctactaatttaaataaatttgaatagtttttatgaagcACTTACTGGAGACTGGTATAATTGTATCACCAAAGCGAAATCCATCTATTATATTCTCACGATCAACTTCTATTTGTTCaccattttcaacataaaagTATGTAGTATGTTTCTTCATTGCTGTAACTGAGTCTTCTGTATCatagtttttacataataaccACTTAAAGCTTTTAGCAGTCTCATCTatctgttatttataattacatttttgaataattattgttttacgaAGACGTTATATTCACATGTGTTGTTTCTgtctttttaatatacattgtacatcatagcaaatttgcatttagcagaacacattttatgttgttatctttaatattggagccaatttacttattatcaaactaaattgtaacaatattatctaggaaattgcataatacataatatgctgttattgatattatcattttaaactgagttaagaacattttaaaattgtaatattttacatacctataactcgctaaaaatttataatatcaataaaatcatgacATGACCTAGATAATACTCTTACCTTAAAGTttgattataggtaaatttactccaatattaaagctaacaacataaaatatgttctgTTGAATTCAAATATGCTATGAAGTACATTAGtaaagacaacacatgcgggtataacatcTTCTTAAGAtattaatcaacaaaattaaatatcttgtACACACATAATAGTCAAGTAAATACCTTTTTATAACCGgaaactctaatattaaaagcATTTCCAAAACTTAAAGGGATATTCCAAGCTCTTGGTGTTACTTCTTTTTGTTTATAATGACTTAATTTAGGTAGAACTGTACCAAAATTAACAGCAGTTGCCtaagaataatacaattaattacaaaatatatggttaggattatttttttctagtatataagtatctaagatgtataaattataatagtatgaaaatggaaaaaatcatttaataaaacttactatattgttatgttttaacAATATCCACAATACTTTAGATAATTACATAACTTCtaagaaatattattgataataataattcctaATAAAAGACTTTAcagttaataaaactaataaagaaataacttgtggtattttaaacatttcataGTAAATTAGTTATTTCCTGAATCATAATCATATGTATACAGAGTGTATCACTAAGTTCtgacaaattaaataacgtgttttataaattttttttttttatacaaataatagacACTTGTACTATACgtgaaatataaactttttatttttttgtacagaaaataaaaaaaattcaaaacagccaatttataaatatatattgataaaaatagttttaagtttacagttattaatttgtgtaatcCATTAGCGACTTATGAGcgttaaaatatcttatattacTTTCTTATACTTTCTATTACTTTCTTATTTCATCAAAACCAAAAGTAAAAACCAGTAGTCAAAATGAATACGATAACTACATTCTTTATTATCTATGACCATTCTGTCTTATCACCACTAAGGCTTTAtctaaattttacatattattatcaatattcagATATGGTTATCGTTAACTccaattaaaaattttgttttgactACTGATTTTTACTTTAGACTTTGATTAATACACATTAGCAGAAAGTTGAAGAAATACTTAAACTTTCATAAGTTGTgcttagttttttaattatttaatttatcagaaCTTTGTGATACATCCTGTATATGCATGTAtgcactatacataatattattgtattacctcAGATTTCAAAACAAATGTTTCTAACTTAGGATTGAGTGATATATCATCAAAATCTTTACCTCtgaaaacataaaattgatttaaattacaaataataattcctCAATATGTAAACAGTATTATTCTAAATAGtacatcattaatttttatttgatgatttgcaaaaaatatatataatattatctgaatacaaaacatatttaaataaccaatctacaaatcacaataaaaatatcaactatGATATTCAtgaattagtctaaatatttttaaaaagttttttttatagacaataataatatatttaattgtaaaatattttatatccttactattaatatttttaaaatacagcaTAGTTACTAAAACCGTAAGACTTtcaatacctataaaaatgtaaccatatttttgatatttttgagtaTTGCAAAATTAACTAAGAGAACATTGaagtaaattttcaaaattgtctTAGTCATTATAAGAATGACATCTTGCAATAcatgagaaataaaaataaattataaatgttcattgaacataaaaatataaatatttattaaaaattttaaatctgtaacattaaaaaaagtgggcaaatgggtatcgctctgctgtatagtagagatggagagtcgGCCACTGATCACCATaacggatgtgttaaatttgaatgcaatgacgggtatcattgtatacgaaaaacgattctgaacggagatgatttgtcagtcaatgataattagttggatatattatattgttattacttatatttaaattgtaatatatcgttattttacgcgatttcgtaaaaaattaaatttcatacgctcataaaatgttttctatattgacgctggaatttttttttaaaattacttaaaggaaaacttatggataaccttgtattggatttttgaaccttaagtataaatcacaaaaattttatgaattttcaacttcaaaattccttgcaaattttcgcgattttgatatatttcgtaaatatttgaacttaaaatgcttataaataaaaattgtgactaacgatttttgatttttttttactacgataagttcaaattataataaaccttgtattaaattttaaagattttttggatagccaaattttttttatcggcattttaagaaaaaaaactaaaaaaggcaaaaatttcaattgtctataagtaccttaaaaaaattctaaatattttgaaatttaatcgtaaatatataacgctaacataaacatttggtgaaaatttcaagtatttacaatgatttgtttttgagttacagcaaaatcaaaaaatcgattttgtcaaagtggttatacgtaaaaattcccgtttttccgtaattttttcagggtttttcccgacgcgtttgaaaactactggacattttttacttttgaccccccccccttcaagtaccaactagacgaattttccttttcaaataggggctgaagtcaaaaatcgaagcattattactactccaaaacgtgatgacagacacaacaaaaaaaaaaataataaaaaaaaatacacatcattgtaaaatcaatacattcatcactccgttcagaatctaaaacaaagaaaaaattatcgataaacggtttgaataaatatttacacgTATTTCAACTTTTACTAGAAATTAACCTCAATAGTGaagatcaatacatttttaattctccAATAGGTGATGGCAagaaaaataaaccataataacATTGCTTTCATTTCTATTGAAAAGAATATTTGAAtggcattttaaataataatggacCATTATTAAtggtaaatgtattatataaacacaaaagaaacttatttcaatttaaaatagtgtatcttttttaatattcaaatttaaaattaacttacattatagttaaattaatattttgcctTTTTATACAGCTTgcaattatatctattttatcaaATGAAATATCAGTTTCAAGATTTGAAAACATAACAATCTGAAGGTCTTTGAATATTTTgtctctataaaataaaataaatattttgcttaaaaaatataattaacaatttatatattagaataataaatattatatgtaaacatATAGCAA encodes the following:
- the LOC132926999 gene encoding X-ray repair cross-complementing protein 5-like isoform X2; this encodes MAAIIKKEAIILAIDVGKNSLQPDSDGKSFFEKAKFCASMILKRKIFAESKDYLSLILFGSSRTNNHLSSSGCCYHNIEIVTSLGVVTWDLIKHINSLSSTDITPSDWLNTLVLAADMLKKENEGKDFDDISLNPKLETFVLKSEATAVNFGTVLPKLSHYKQKEVTPRAWNIPLSFGNAFNIRVSGYKKIDETAKSFKWLLCKNYDTEDSVTAMKKHTTYFYVENGEQIEVDRENIIDGFRFGDTIIPVSNLDTDAYSYKSGPRCLQVLGFTKAKNIQRSFLMDGGSYIFKPHKEDIIAFRVIFNAMVEREELMIIRKVYSNNSLPTIGAIFPQREDAENYFVCVNLPYAEDEHLFKLLSLKSFKPNYEENNAVRNLIDAMDLDKDGNELFVPENTHDPELQYVFDCITQKAINPNKLLTKTIPEHIQSLLNSPKRIMVKTKQPIYEIIKVFSLQQEIYEKRSVEDNNILQFDCDEEEVDCSKQFVITAFSPIEDFNKHLENGLNPVIVCDNMKHITLDLIESSTSMEDLEKPASNLKVLREFYINNNDVKSYNTLMYLVKDSVLLSGKEGMWSQFIDSGIGLITNQEIEISDISQELSEQFMKHEVLQDVTAEFIIDDDDPLKEFL
- the LOC132926999 gene encoding X-ray repair cross-complementing protein 5-like isoform X1, giving the protein MAAIIKKEAIILAIDVGKNSLQPDSDGKSFFEKAKFCASMILKRKIFAESKDYLSLILFGSSRTNNHLSSSGCCYHNIEIVTSLGVVTWDLIKHINSLSSTDITPSDWLNTLVLAADMLKKENEDKIFKDLQIVMFSNLETDISFDKIDIIASCIKRQNINLTIIGKDFDDISLNPKLETFVLKSEATAVNFGTVLPKLSHYKQKEVTPRAWNIPLSFGNAFNIRVSGYKKIDETAKSFKWLLCKNYDTEDSVTAMKKHTTYFYVENGEQIEVDRENIIDGFRFGDTIIPVSNLDTDAYSYKSGPRCLQVLGFTKAKNIQRSFLMDGGSYIFKPHKEDIIAFRVIFNAMVEREELMIIRKVYSNNSLPTIGAIFPQREDAENYFVCVNLPYAEDEHLFKLLSLKSFKPNYEENNAVRNLIDAMDLDKDGNELFVPENTHDPELQYVFDCITQKAINPNKLLTKTIPEHIQSLLNSPKRIMVKTKQPIYEIIKVFSLQQEIYEKRSVEDNNILQFDCDEEEVDCSKQFVITAFSPIEDFNKHLENGLNPVIVCDNMKHITLDLIESSTSMEDLEKPASNLKVLREFYINNNDVKSYNTLMYLVKDSVLLSGKEGMWSQFIDSGIGLITNQEIEISDISQELSEQFMKHEVLQDVTAEFIIDDDDPLKEFL